The window GTTGGTGTCTTCGCTCATCCTGGTCTCTCCTGCGGCGGGCTGTATATCTTGTGCTCAGGCCGGCTCGAACTGCGGAATCCGGAATCCGCTGCCGCGTGTTTCGAAACACAGCTTCAGCGCCATGCCGATCCGAACGGATTCCGGCGGACAGTTGAGGATGTTGGCCATCATCCGCGGCCCTTCTTCCAGTTCCACGATCGCCAGAACGTAGGGGCAGTCGTCCTTGAACGCGGCGTAGGGAGGCTGATAGACGATGCTGTAGCTGTAGAGCGTGCCGCGGCCGCTGGCCTTCTCCCAGGCCGGGTCCGGGGAGTAGTCGTAGGGGCTC is drawn from Banduia mediterranea and contains these coding sequences:
- a CDS encoding Zn-ribbon domain-containing OB-fold protein, with product MSATGKPVPEVLPDARPYWEAAQRGELMIQRCRGTGKAFLYPRRWSPYDYSPDPAWEKASGRGTLYSYSIVYQPPYAAFKDDCPYVLAIVELEEGPRMMANILNCPPESVRIGMALKLCFETRGSGFRIPQFEPA